Genomic DNA from Trueperaceae bacterium:
CGCCGTCACGCCCGCGCCGCGCACCCTGGCGGAGATCCCGTCGTCGTCTCCCGAGTCGGCGGCGCTCGCCCGCGAGCTGAAGCGCCGCGGCTTCGCCTTCGTGGGGCCGACGACGATGTTCGCCCTCATGGAGGCGGTGGGCATCGTCGACACGCACCTGGTGGGGAGCCACAGGCGCGGCTCGTCGGGGGTGTGGACCTAGGTACCGGGCCTCGCCGCGGTCGGGCCTGGCGGAGGCTGCGGACAGAGGGGCTAGGTCGCGACGTGGCGTGGTCGTGGCCGTGGCGCGGTCGAGAGTCGGTCCGCGTGGCCCTGCCCCTGGGCGAGGTCCCGGGTGGCGCGTGTCCCCCCTCACGCGCGTTCCCTTCAGGTGGGGGCCGGGACCCGTCCCGCTCGGCTGGCGCCGCCCAACGACTCGAGCCGGCTGCCGAGGCCGACGAGCGCATGGCCCAAGGCGGCCGCGAAGGACCGCCAGCCGCGGCGGGCGCGGCGTCGGGCGCTCTTGGCCAGCGCCAGCTTCTCCGCCTCGGCGATGAGCTGCCGCTGCCTGTCGTGGGCCATCCTCTCGAGGTAGGTGAAGGGCCTTCCGTCCATCTCGCTCGTCCTTCCTGTCGCGGACGCTCGGCCCGCCACCGGGACCGCGACTCGGCTAGAGGCTAGGCGCGAAACAGGACAAGAGTTGGACGGTTCTGCGCTAACGTCGCTGTCATGAGCAACGCCCTGCCGAAGCGGCTGTTCGACCTCGTGGAGGCGCTCCAGGGACGCGGCGTGAAGACCGCCGCGGAGCTGGCCTCCCAGCTCGGAGTCTCCGAGCGGACGGTGAGGCGCGACATCGCCCGGCTCATGGAGCTCGACCTCCCGGTCGAGACCCACCAGGGACGCGGCGGCGGGGTCAGCCTCCCCTCGGGCGCGCTCCTGCCCGCCGTGCGCTTCACCGACGACGAGCTGCTCGCGCTGGTCGTCGGGCTCAAGGCCGCGGTGGCTGGCGCCGACGAGACGCTGGGGCGCGCCGCCGAGCGGGCGCTGCAGCGGCTCGAGACGGTGATGTCGCCGAGCACGAGGGAGCGGGTGCGGGCGCTGCAGGAGGCCCTGTCGCCCGGCCTGGCCGACGCCGACAGGGCCGTGCCGGCGCCCAGCCAGCACGTCATCGCCCTCGCCGAGGCGACCCATCGCGGAGGGCGCGTGGAGATCGGCTACAGGTCGGGCGACGAGATCACCGAGCGGAAGATCGACCCCTACGGTCTGGCGAAGCTCGGTCCCTGGTACGTGGTCGCCTACTGCCACCTGCGGCAGGACATGCGCACGTTCCGCGTGGACAGGATCAGGTGGATAAGGCCCACGCCGGAGCGTTTCGCGCGTCCGGAGGGCTTCGACGCGTTCCGCTACGTGGGCGCCGCCATCGCGATGGCGCCCGTCTTCGGCGACATCGTCTGCCGCGCGCTGTTGTACACCGACATCCAGACGGCCAGCCGCCACATGTCGCTGGCGACGATGCTCCTCGAGCCGGCGGAGGAGGGCGTCAGGCTCACGGTGCGCACCGACAGGTACGGGCTGCAGTGGGTGCTGCGCCAGCTCCTCGCGCTGCGCTTCCGCGTGCGCATCGAGGGTCCGCCGGAGCTGGAGGAGGCGGCGCGTCAGATGGCCGCGCGGCTGCTGGCCTTCGCGGGCGAGGGACCGCTGGCGTCGCCCACGCCCGCTACGACGACGGCGCCCTAGAGCGGGCGCCGGGTCGCGCGGCGTCGGGCGGCCGACGGGTGCCGCGCCGCGGCCCTGCCTGGCCCGCGCGGTCCCGCCGGGGTCCGGGGAGGTCCGGCTAGGCGGACCTCCCCACCTGCTCGAGGCGCCGGCCGACCGTGACCAGCGAGCGGCCGACGCTCGCCGCCGCGCGCCGCCAGGCGGCCACGCGCTCCACGCAGTCGGCGACCATCTCGGCGCAGTCGGCGACGATCTCCTTGGGGCGGCGCGGCGCCAGCGCCAGCGTCACGCCGGGGCGCCCCACGGTGGTGAGCACGGTGCGGTCGCGGGCGGGCGTGCCGTCGTGGACCAGGCGTAGGTCGCTCCGCGCCGAGCGCGCCTGACCGATGCGCCGCGCCTCCGCGAGGAGCTCCCGCTGACGGTCCCGCATGGCCAACTCGAAGTAAGCGAGCGTGTCGTGCATGTCGGCCTCCCTCCGGGGCGGACGGGCCCTGTAGCGGGCCCTCGTAACCTCCCAAGAGCTTACACTGGTTTCGGTAACCGGTCAAGATGCTATGATGGTTGTCGTGAGGGGGTGAGGGCATGCGCGCCGCCGAGCTGCTGCCGCACGAGAGCAAGCCGGCGCCCGGCGAGCTGAGGTTCGTCCAGGCGTTCGTCAACACGGTCGATCACGAGTCCGGGACCGACGAGTTCGCGGACCCCGAGGGCCTGGAGCGGTGGCTGAGGACCCACGGGAGCCGCGGGAAGGTCGAGCGCTTGGGGGAGGACGACCTGCGCGACGCCAAGCGCTTCCGCGAGGCGCTGCGGACGGTGCTCACCGAGGGCAGCGAGCGCGACCGCGACGCCCTCGCCGTGCTAGACGACGTGGGTCGCCGCGCCCGCCTGCGCGTCGTGGCGCGGCCCGACGGCGCCTTCGAGCTGACGCCGGCCGGCGACGACCTATGGTCGGCCCTCGGCGAGCTGCTGGCCGTGGCGCACGCGGCGATGCTCGACGGCACCTGGGAGCGGCTGAAGGTGTGCGCCGCCGACGAGTGCCGGTGGGTCTTCTACGACGCCTCGAAGAACCGCTCCGGCGCCTGGTGCAGCATGAAGACGTGCGGCAACAGGGCCAAGGCCAGGGTCCACCGCGCCAGGCAGCGCGAGGCCGCGGACTGACCCGCCGCCGCGTCACCCGTTCCGCCTCGCCCTTCCGCGCGCGGCGCCCCACGCCGGCGCGGCCCCACGCTCATCCGTCCCGCGTCGGCCGCCGCTAACTTCGTGACATGCGCGCCCCACGCGTAGCGGTCGCGGCGATCGCCGCCCTCGTCGCCTGCGCCTGGGCGCAGGCCTTCCCCGACCCCGAGTACCCGGACCGGCGCCCGGAGCTGCGCGACTACGTCTGCCCCGCGCGCGACCGCGACGATGACAGCGGTCCGCGGGAGCCGCTCACGGAGGCCGAGCGCCTGCGCTTCGAGACGCGAGCGCGCTACCGCGCTTACTTCCCCGCCTACCTCGCCCGCGTCGGCGACACGCCGGCCGCGACGCTGATCACGCCGGTCGAGGGAGTGAGCGTCGCGCAGATCGCGGAGACGTTCGGGGCGCCGCGCTGGGACCGCCGCCACGAGGGCATAGACATCTTCGCGCCGCGCTGGACCCCCGTGATCGCGGCGGCCCCCGGCTGGGTCTACCGCATCACCGACCAGACCCTGGGCGGCCTCTCCGTCACCGTGATCGGCGACGGCGGCGTACGCTACTACTACACGCACCTCGAGGCGGTCCACGAGGAGCTGAGGGAGGGGCAGCTCGTGGAGGCCGGCCAGCCCCTCGGCTACGTGGGCAACGACGGCAACGCGGCCGGCACGCCCACGCACCTGCACTTCGGGGTATACGTCGGGGAAGAGGACGACCTCTGCGCATGGAACGCGATAGACCCGTTGCCCCTGCTCATCGACCACCGGTGATCGCGGTCATCGCCGACGTGCACGGCAACCTCGCCGCGCTCGAGGCCGTGATCGCGGACATGCTGCGGTTCGACGTCGAGGAGGTCCTGTGCCTCGGCGACGTGGCGAACTTCGGCCCCGAGCCGTCCGCGACGATCGCGCGCCTGCGCTCGCTCGAGCCCCTCACCGTCATGGGCAACACCGACGACTACCTGCTGAAGACGAGGACCGTCGCCGACGTGGCGAGCCCCGACGAGCTGACGCCGACCATCCTGGAGATCGAGGCGTGGTGCGCCGGCCGGCTGTCGGACGAGGACAGGTCGTGGGTGCGCGCGTTCCCGCCCACGCGCGAGCTCGAGCTGAA
This window encodes:
- a CDS encoding YafY family protein, encoding MSNALPKRLFDLVEALQGRGVKTAAELASQLGVSERTVRRDIARLMELDLPVETHQGRGGGVSLPSGALLPAVRFTDDELLALVVGLKAAVAGADETLGRAAERALQRLETVMSPSTRERVRALQEALSPGLADADRAVPAPSQHVIALAEATHRGGRVEIGYRSGDEITERKIDPYGLAKLGPWYVVAYCHLRQDMRTFRVDRIRWIRPTPERFARPEGFDAFRYVGAAIAMAPVFGDIVCRALLYTDIQTASRHMSLATMLLEPAEEGVRLTVRTDRYGLQWVLRQLLALRFRVRIEGPPELEEAARQMAARLLAFAGEGPLASPTPATTTAP
- a CDS encoding CGNR zinc finger domain-containing protein, translated to MRAAELLPHESKPAPGELRFVQAFVNTVDHESGTDEFADPEGLERWLRTHGSRGKVERLGEDDLRDAKRFREALRTVLTEGSERDRDALAVLDDVGRRARLRVVARPDGAFELTPAGDDLWSALGELLAVAHAAMLDGTWERLKVCAADECRWVFYDASKNRSGAWCSMKTCGNRAKARVHRARQREAAD
- a CDS encoding M23 family metallopeptidase — protein: MRAPRVAVAAIAALVACAWAQAFPDPEYPDRRPELRDYVCPARDRDDDSGPREPLTEAERLRFETRARYRAYFPAYLARVGDTPAATLITPVEGVSVAQIAETFGAPRWDRRHEGIDIFAPRWTPVIAAAPGWVYRITDQTLGGLSVTVIGDGGVRYYYTHLEAVHEELREGQLVEAGQPLGYVGNDGNAAGTPTHLHFGVYVGEEDDLCAWNAIDPLPLLIDHR